The stretch of DNA AGAAGGCGAGGTTGACAAAGATGTTTTGGTGCAGTTTGAGGCAGAGAGCAAGCGATTGGAAGAAATGTGTGCTCAAAGGGAAGATTTAGAGGCGGCTAATTCTACTCTTGCAAAAACCATAAAGGAGCTAAAAGATGTCTCGCGTCGCAGATTTATGGAAACATTTGAATTTGTAAATGCTCGTTTTTCTGAATTAGTCCCTAGGCTGTTTGGTGGTGGCGCTGGGCATCTAGAGTTAATTGAGTCGGATGACCCACTTGCTAGTGGAGTAGAGATCGTAGTGCGTCCTCCCGGGAAAAAACTCGCCAGCATGGATTTACTTTCAGGTGGAGAGAAGGCTTTGGTGGCGGTTGCGGTTTTGGTGGCCATGTTCTTATATAGGCCAGGGCCAATCTGCGTTTTGGATGAGGTGGATGCTCCTTTAGACGATGCAAATCTTGACCGGTTTTTAAGATTGGTAGCTGATATTTCCGAGCGGACGCAGTTTCTCATTATCACTCATAACAAAGACACTATGGCGGCCATGGGCAAGCTCGTAGGGATTACTATGCAGGAGAAGGGCGTTACGAAGGCCCTTTCAGTTAGTTTGGAGCAAGCAGCTCAATCGCTTCAGTTCGCGGTTGGTCAATAGAGAGAAGGTAAGAATATGGAAGTAAATATTAGCAAGTTTTTCGATTCCTTTATGCAGAGGTTAGCTGAAGTCGATCTCATGGCGGCTGATCCACTGGTTCTAATTGCCTTAGCGATAGCTATTCTGGCGCTTGCCATTAGTGCGCTCAAGGGGCGCGATAAGATTTCGCTCAGTGCGTCGAGATTGGTGTCTAACTTTCAAAAACTTAGAACTGAGGTTGACAGCCTATCGGGTCAGCTTGGCCCAGACATTGTTAAGCTTAAAAAGGAAGTCGAAGTTCTGCGCGCACAGCTTGAGCGACTTTCTAGCGACACTAGTGTTTTGTCGGAGCGACTTTTTGAGGAGGAGAGACAATACATATTGCGCGAGGAAGAGCGTTTAGCGGCGGAAAATTTAAAATTATCGCGCGAGGTGGCTGTAGCTGCGGAGGAGAGGGGCGTCGACGTCGGTGGCTGGGAAAGGCCAGCGGGTAAAGAAAAAGCAGTTGAGACACTGGGCGAAGTTCGCAAGGAGCCGGCAACGCTTACGGATGGCTTGAGCAAGACAAGACAGGGATTTCTTGCGCGCATAAAATCGGTTTTTTCTAAAAAGCCAGTTCTGGGTAGGGAGGAGCAGGAAGCAATCGAGGAACTCTTGATTGGAAGCGATTTAGGTGTTGCGACGACAAAAAAACTCATGGCCGGGCTTTTTGATGGTGTCGCGCTAACAGGGGGAAGTCGGGTTACCGAAGACAAGTTACGCGAACATCTAAAGCAGAAAATCTTGCAGATAGTTTCTAACAATGAAGATCCAGAAATAATTGCCCAGAAGCGCGATGGTCAGCCATTAGTCGTTCTAATGGTGGGTGTAAATGGCGTTGGCAAGACGACTTCTATTGCGAAACTAGCACAGAATTTTAAAAATCAAGGTGCTAGGGTGTTGTTAGGCGCTTGTGATACTTTTAGGGCCGCCGCGACAGATCAGCTAGAAATTTGGGCGCAGAGGATCGGGGTTGACATTGTAGTCGGTAACCCTGGCGCCAAGCCATCGGCGGTGGCATACGATACTATCCACAAGGGAATAAATGGCAACTTCGATGTAGTGATTATTGATACTGCCGGCAGGTTGCACACGCGTGTAAATCTCATGGAGGAGCTAAGAGGTATCATTAATATCATTGCCCGCGAGCAGCCCGGAGCGCCACATGAGACTCTGCTGGTGCTGGATGCTGCTACTGGACAGAATGCACTGCAGCAAGCGAGGGAGTTTCATGGGCTTAGCAATCTAAC from Deltaproteobacteria bacterium encodes:
- the ftsY gene encoding signal recognition particle-docking protein FtsY, whose amino-acid sequence is MAADPLVLIALAIAILALAISALKGRDKISLSASRLVSNFQKLRTEVDSLSGQLGPDIVKLKKEVEVLRAQLERLSSDTSVLSERLFEEERQYILREEERLAAENLKLSREVAVAAEERGVDVGGWERPAGKEKAVETLGEVRKEPATLTDGLSKTRQGFLARIKSVFSKKPVLGREEQEAIEELLIGSDLGVATTKKLMAGLFDGVALTGGSRVTEDKLREHLKQKILQIVSNNEDPEIIAQKRDGQPLVVLMVGVNGVGKTTSIAKLAQNFKNQGARVLLGACDTFRAAATDQLEIWAQRIGVDIVVGNPGAKPSAVAYDTIHKGINGNFDVVIIDTAGRLHTRVNLMEELRGIINIIAREQPGAPHETLLVLDAATGQNALQQAREFHGLSNLTGVIVTKLDGTPKGGIVVAIKDELNIPVRYIGIGETAGDLRAFSAHEFVDALFEDKDELL